The genome window CAACCCACCCGTGCCTCTTGGTGCTTGGCTAAGTCAATGCAATAGCGAAGCATTATAcaattcaaaccaaaaaacaaaccacaaaccaaaaaacagaCCACAAAATGTGGGACGACGTAGTAGTAGTATGCTTTATCAGGTCAGCGCCTCAAATCAGGACCACGAGCTTTCGCACTTGTAATGTTTTTTACCTCCTAGAATTTAGCTTCCCACTACTTTCTCTTACCAACATGCTCAACTATGCATATGCGTTGACTTTTGAAACAAATCATACAATCGTTAAACACAACACTCCTATCTGGCACAACTATATATCATACTAATGAAAAACCTTAAGTTTAATCTGTAGTAAATAATTATGTGTTTATCTCTTTCATCAAAAATcgtatataattataaacGACGGATAATAACCAACTTTTTTCTCCATGTAAATCCTCAATCATCCTTTTTATTAGGATAAAAAAACTGTCATTCACATCAAAAGTCGTCTTCATCAATATGAATAcaatctctttctcttttgagTGTCAAATAAGTTTCACACTGATGCACATGGCATGAAAATTTGTGATTCTTTATGAGCGTGAAAGCTGCCCGCCTAATAAACTTACACCAGCCGGATCTCACAGTATTCATCTTTAGTGGTGGGTCCCTCTTTTGTAACGCTTTAGCAAAATGGTAAGCGTATAAGGCCAGCCAGGCAGGACAACTGGACAAACCCGTCTTTAAATAATGCAATCGTAATTGCCCGAAATGATTAAAtctagaaaattaattaattttataaaaatggCCATTTTAATTCTTTGTAATTGTTCCCATAATCAGATAAGCTAGAGAAAAATACTAGCGTCAGTGTTTACGAGAAGAGTCACCAGATCAACGGTTCAGAATCGTCTAAAATAATTACAAAGCCGTGGGCGTATATAACTGCTCGCTTGCTATGCTGAACCAAGTTTTCCCGCGTcaacctctctctctggcTGGCTGGAGAAAACCTCATTTTCGTCTAAGTTCACTCTCTTTCTAGATCTCTCTCTAGAAAACTAATAtttttgtgtatatatatatatatgtatacatacGTAAGTCAAATTCGAACGTGCGTTCTGGATCTCCACAATTCAgctattttctcttcttcattttctcggcaaccaaacataaaataagGGTACTGATTGAAGCCTCTGAGTGAAGCTTTTGTGatctatttattttctttaacgAATTCGATTGTTctgaaaatttggattttgaatttaattaataCAGGATGGTGGCCAGCGGTACGGAGGCGAGCGGCGGAGGAGATGAGGGGCTACGGAGGAGAGGGTGCACTTACCGAAAGTACGATTTTCTCCCCGAGGAGTCGTTCCAGACCTGGGGCAATTACGTAAAAGCGCTGAGCCAGACTCCGGGTCGGTTTAAGGACCGGGTCTTGACCCGGTCCTTGGACAGTACGGAGTTGGTGGAGATGAAGGCGCAGAGCCATAACGAGATGAAGAAGACGCTCAACTGGTGGGACCTCATCTGGTTCGGAATCGGCGCCGTCATAGGAGCCGGAATATTCGTGCTCACCGGCCTCGAGGCGAAGAAGCACGCCGGCCCCGCCGTcgtcttatcctacgtcgttTCTGGCGTCTCCGCCTTGCTTTCGGTTTTCTGTTACACCGAGTTCGCGGTCGAGATTCCGGTTGCAGGTACGTACGGCAACGCTAACAATAAACATCCAAcgactttttttaataatttatttaaatttattttattgagattCCGGTTGATATTTAGGCTTTAatattctttaatattaagAAGAGAAGTATtattagaataaattaatgactttaattttttttaatattaagaaGAGAAAGTATCATTAGAGTAAATTAGTAACGTTACGAATGATTTGAGGTGAAGATGCGATACCAAATGCTTACGTTAAGGAATCTTTTTGAATATTCTGAAAATCTTTCTACGACGGGACGGCATCAGAAAAGTCTAATCTAAAATCGAATCATAGATGGATATTCTAGTGAGTTGGagacttttttatatatataaatctcTATCTCTTAGATTGCAAGAGTTTAAACAATTGTGATCACTCATTATTGGatatacttattatttatgaCAAATTGATATTATAGTAAGTTGAagacttttatatatatatatatatatatatatcaatttcGATCTCTTaaattatagaaattaaagaaattatgTTCACTTATCATTGAATATACTCATTTGAATGATGTGGCAGATAGCTCATTATGTTTCTTGGCCTGGCCTGTCCacatattaatatattattcatCGTTGATTCCGGGTCTTCTGTCTACTCATAAATTTCCAAGTCAGCAGTGTAAGGCCCGGCACATTGATAATGACATGATAACCTGGCAGTCTTTGATTCAAACTTGGGTTTTTTTCAAtccttttttttggtcagaaGAAAACCCAAGGTTTGAACTTTGACTTAAATACAGTGGGTTGAGACTTGTTTAGTCACATCATGTCATGTGAATATGTGAGCTCCCGTATAATTTGACCACCCTATCAAAGAGTTTTTCTGGGTTGAACTTGAGATAGTCTAGACTTTTCTATAGGCTGGCTCTCTGGCTGGTTCAATTTtggagaaataaaaaaaatgtagggGTTGGATTTTAAATCATTCTTTCTAGGATCATCCAATTAATGTATTATTATGGGAGTGCAAATCTCCTTGCTCTAatttaaaactcaaaatttccatgaacaattaaatttattcttcACTTTTATTGTTCAATTTTCTATGTATGATATATGAGCTTTATTGAATTCAAGTGCACATGCCACATGCTTTCATTGCCTTTGCAGCATTTCTTTAACTATGAACAGTTCATAGTAATAGTTATTGATCCTAGCTAATTATTTTGAAGTAAGAactatatatgcatatatatactAATCTCATATGCAAGGAACTAAGTAGTAATTTTGTTGACTTGAGTGGTTTACAAGTTAGGCCCCCTCCTAAGTAAATTCATTTCATGAAAAAGAGCAATTCATGTGACTGAATGTGGTTTTTCAGGTGGCTCGTTTGCCTACCTAAGAGTAGAGCTTGGGGACTTTGTGGCCTTCATTGCAGCAGGCAACATCCTCCTTGAATATGTCATAGGTGGTGCAGCTGTTGCTCGTTCCTGGACCTCCTACTTCGCCACTCTCTGCAACCACGACTCCAATGATTTTCGGATCGTTGCTCCCGGTTTGGGGGAGAACTACAAGTACCTCGACCCCATTGCTGTTGTTGTCATTATTGGTATCTGCTTTCTCGCTGTCCTCAGCACAAAGGGCTCTTCTCGTCTCAACTACATTGCCTCAATTGTTCATGTCATTGTCATTCTCTTCATTATCATAGCCGGCCTCACCAAAGCCGATACCAAGAACTATGAGAAATTTGCCCCTTTTGGCCCCCGCGGCGTCTTCCAGGCGTCTGCTGTTCTGTTTTTCGCCTATGTTGGATTTGATGCTGTTTCAACTATGGCTGAAGAAACCAAGAATCCTGGCAAGGACATCCCAATTGGCCTTGTTGGCTCAATGGTCATTACCACGTTCGTTTATTGCTTGTTAGCAGTGACTTTATGCCTTATGCAGCCATATGGCAGTATCGACGAACAAGCTCCATTTTCAGTAGCGTTTGAAGCTGTTGGGATGGGATGGGCTAAGTACGTCGTGGCGGCGGGAGCTCTGAAAGGCATGACAAGTGTGTTGCTTGTTGGGGCGGTTGGCCAGGCTCGCTATCTCACTCACATTGCTAGAACTCATATGGTGCCTCCATGGTTTGCCCAAGTTGATGGCAAAACAGGCACCCCTGTCAATGCCACAGTCACCATGCTTTCAGCCACTGCAGTCATTGCCTTCTTCTCAAGCCTTGACGTTCTGGCTAGTCTTCTCTCCATCTCCACATTGTTCATCTTCAGCCTTGTCGCGATTGCGCTTCTCGTTCGCCGCTACTATGTCAGCGGCGTCACGACTCAGGCCACCAGGAACAAGTTCATTGCCTGCCTTGTCCTCATAGTTGGTTCTTCAATTGCCACCTCTGTGTATTGGAGTAAAACAGATAAGTGGACTGCCTACGTGGTAACCGCGCCTCTTTGGTTCTTGGGTACGTTGGGGATTTGGATGCTTGTCCCACAAGCAAGGAGCCCTAAGCTTTGGGGGGTGCCATTGGTGCCGTGGTTGCCATCTCTGTCAGTTGCCATCAATATTTTCCTACTTGGGTCAATCGATCGTGACTCATTCATAAGGTTTGCAGCGTGGACTTTGATCATCCTGGTTTACTACTTTTTCTTTGGATTGCATGCTTCTTACGACACAGCAAAGGACTCTCTAGCGAAGCGGTTGGAGGCCGGTACAAATCTCGAGTTGAAGAAGGCTGAAGCTGCAGAGGTTTATGCTCCCTCAGCAGCAAGAGACTCCGGGTTAGACGGCAAAAGTGGCAGCAATACCTCTGCACATCCTGCTAGTTAAGAAAGTGTTTGTTGAATGTGTGAAAGAAATATTTGTGTGTGAAATTGCTGTTTGACAAGAAGGAAGTAGGAAGGGGTTGGTCCTAAAGATAGGAAGATGTTTCTCCTTGACCTCTTTTGCTTGTTGAATCATATCCGTTATGGAGATGATTAGATTCATCTGTATTAGAGATGTGATTTACATGAATGTTGTTCATAAGTATGATTCATACATATTTAAAATTGTTTCTTCACAGGTTTCTTTCTCCATGAACTTTTTCTTCCAAGGaactagagagagagggagagatttgtttcttttgttttcctccattaaaatttaaaaaaaaactgaatacgtagATTTCATGtcatattgttttttttacatgCAAGAATTTATCTGGATTTATATAGTAAGATTTTGCTAccaagtaaataaataatttgtatACTAATTTGGAAGgcaaatattatttgatttacCATGAAATAAATACCATCCATTGATTGGCCAATTAATACAAATATGGTAATAGTAAATGCAGAGAGTACAGCTAGCATAGCTCTTGCCTTTTCGATTTCTCCaatgtctttttctttcaaccaGACAGAttgatttctgggtttttatcttcttctctaACGCTCCTCAAATCAAACCTCACATTTGGTGTAACCTGCTCTTGCTGCCTACCCTAGCCTACCCTAGCCTAGCCTCCAAAGGGtacgtttttatttttatttttccggTACAATTTTAAAgttattattttaatgtttcatCACTGCTCCAGAATCTAAATCTGGTTCTGCATTCAACTGCATGCAAATCCAAAGCTTTTTCCTGCTCTGTGTTTGAATCTAGGTCCAGTTGGTTTTCTTAGTTTTTGAGGCCTTAAGAGGGtgaaaatttgggaatttctaCCAGTCAGCCCTTGAGGtagatgaaaaggaaaaaactacTGCATGcagtttgattttctttcttcctcttcttcttccttcttctcaaataaataatataacaGAAAATAGTGGAAATTGTCTGATAGCGTAAGTTTGTAGACTTTACACTTTGAGTTCAGTTCAAGAGAGTGGCTGTTTGGATTGGGAATGGCATAGTTGCCGGATAAAATTTGTAatcatatatacataaattAATACACAAGAAATGCAAAGACTATGATCTTAAGCCTTATATATACTTaaatttattcttatttttttgtctCAGATCCCACACGTTGTTGTTGCTGAGGAGCATGTCGCTTtatgtctttgtttttctacTTTTGTTCTTCCTTGAATCTTTTAATAAAGATTCAGCCCTTGTTCGTGATTGTCACGTTTGGGTTGTGGATTAACAATTTTTGTTATCCATTATACATcttatgataatttttttaataaaatatctttcccaacaaaaaaaaaaggccttAGATATGCACACAACTATATAAATTATCCAGTCCTGAtatcttggacccctgtagtccatgagatttatggtcactcaccgttagatgtaaattcaacggttgacttgaatcgggtaataatcatttatgtcatattgcatttatatatctcattttgaaccattggattaatatccaacggtgggtgaccacaatctcttggactcctgtggtccaagagatcgggactgataAATTATAATCGTCACATTGATGGATATAacttgttatttatttttggttatgGAATTTTTCTATTATCTGAGTTGGCAAATCCTTAATTATCACTATTATTGATACAATTATAAACAGTCATGATCTCTTGAattacaggggtccaagagatttatggtcactcaccgttggatgtaaattcaacggtttaCTCACTCTTCCActcctttttaaaaacttttttgaaccattgaattaatatccaacggtgagtgaccacaatctcttggactcctgtggtccaagagatcgggactgccATTATAAATACTCGTTAAAATTCCCagtatttaaataaaagttgtTTTGGTGGGTTCTCTATCCTGAGGATAGACAAACATAATGGATTTTTTCTACGGTGGCTCTGTGTTTACATATTGTTGCAAGACAAAGCTTTGAAACTAGATATTTCTCTCATAGTAAGAAGAAATTGGGGTGTCAAATTTGTGAAGCATTGATACAGTTTCAACGATTAGAGCCAATATTCAACAATTTCCTCGTCTAAAACagctttttttttgtcttcaaAAACAGGTTCTTTTGTTTATACAAAAATATGTAGAAAATGTCATGAGGATGACAATGGTGTTGGTGTAGGGCATATTTGTGTGGGTGTTTGGGGCATGATTATTCACCTGTTATATAAATCTTGACAAATCAAGTCCAAAGATGGGTGAGATTTTATCCCAaaataattacagaaaacacaGAGAAGATAAAATATTGGAGGAAACTAAAAAGACAGATACAATTTGGAAATGTTTATTTCAAATGATTCATTTGTATATATCATCATTTCAAATAGAAAATCAGAAAACGTCGGAATGTTTATTTGTGtatcagtcccgatctcttggaccacaggagtccaagagattgtggtcacccaccgttggatattaatccaatggttcaaaatgatatatttaaatgcaatatgacataaatgattattacccgattcaagtcaaccgttgaatttacatccaacggtgagtgaccataaatctcttggactacaggggtccaagagatcaggactgttatttgtatatatcataatttcaaattcaattcagATACAATTGGGAATGTTTATTTCAATGATTCTAATTCTATTTTTCGTTTGGATAATTATTAGAATCTAATTCCAACTTCTTAATAATTACTTTTGACTAAACGGTTAACAGTTAACGGTTAATGAGGATTGAATCTTTTTAGTTGACTGATTCTATTTTAGCATTTGAGATCTTATTTGTTATCTTAGGAAGGATCCGCTGTTCACCCAAACATCTCTCTTTGTTATGGTGGGAATTAACCCTGGAACCAAAAATGATGCACATATCCATTCCAGTGTTTTAGCCTTTTTATTTGTCTTTGAAGATAATTAATTGATCAATAATATATTGCATATATACATACCTTCCTGGAAGGAAACATCCTTCTAAGTTCTGAGTTCTATTTATATTAATCTTTTTGTCTAATTGTTATTACACTCAATTCAGTTTGAGGGCAGCAAAAATGGTGACTTCACTGAAGAGACAACATCCTTCTAAGTTCTATTTACATTAATATTTTTGTCTAATTGTTATTACAAATCAATTCAGTTGCTCGGCAACAAAAATGGTGACTGGCATTGAAGCTGCTGCTGGTGGACAGGGCAATGGGATCAGGAAAAGAAGTTGCTTTTGCAGCAAGGAAGATTTTTTGCCAGAGGAGTCATTCAAGAGCTGGGGAAACTATGTTCATGCACTGGCCAACACAAAAACAAGGCTCACAGACCGTATCCTGGCACGGTCCATGAACCACCAGGAGCTCGAACAAATGCGTGCACGTAGCAACAATCAGATGAAGAAAACCCTCAATTGGTGGGATCTCATTTGGTTCGGCATTGGAGCAGTCATGGGGGCAGGAATTTTCGTGCTAACCGGTCAGGCGGCTAGGAACGATGCTGGCCCTGCAGTAGTAATCTCTTATTTCATATCAGGTGTTTCTGCACTATTATCAGTGCTGTGCTACACTGAGTTCTCAGTGGAACTCCCTGTGGCTGGAGGCTCATTTTCCTATCTTAGAGTAGAACTTGGTGATTTTGTGGCCTATATTGCTGCTGGAAACATCCTTTTTGAGTATGTAGTAGCAGGTGCTAGTGTGGCAAGGTCATGGACCTCATACTTTGCTACATTGTGCAATCACAATCCCAACGATTTTCGAATCAACGTGCCAGCCCTTGCCGACAACTTCAACCATTTAGACCCGATCGCCGTCGTTATCTCCATTTTGGTTTGCATCGGTGCAGCCTTGAGCATGAAGGCCTCGTCTAGATTCAATTCGGTTACAACTATCGTCCATCTGGTGGTTTTGGTTTTCATCTTCATTACCGGCATGACCAAGGCCAACCCTGCTAATTTCACCACAAACTTTTTACCATTTGGCTTCCGCGGTGTCTTGAAAGCTTCAGCGGTTCTCTTCTTTGCTTATGTAGGATTTGATGGTGTGGCAACCTTGGGGGAGGAGATTAAAAACCCTGGTAGAGATATCCCGATTGGGCTGATTGGCTCAATGTTGGTTACCATAACAACTTATTGCGTCCTTTCAGCTACGTTGTGCCTGATGCAGCCATACAGCCAAATTGATGCTGATGCCTCATTCACCATGGCCTTTCAAGCTGCAGGTATGAATTGGGCAAAGTACATTGTTGCTTTGGGAGCAATTAAAGGCATGACAACAGTCCTGCTAGCCAACCTCATCGCTCAAGCTCGGTATTTCACTCACATTGGGCGCACCCACATGGCACCAGCAATCCTGGCATCCATCCACCCAAAAACTGGCACGCCTGTGAATGCCACGGTTATTATGACTGTTGCAAACTGCCTTGTTGCCCTCTTCACAAGCCTTGATGTCCTGGCAAACCTTCTTTCTATATCAACCCTGTTCATCTTTTCCCTTGTTTCCTTAGCACTGATCGTACGACGATACTACGTTACTGGTGAAACATCAACTTCTGACAGAGACAAGCTCATTATATTCTTGACATTAATCGTAGGATCATCAATTGCTACTGCTGTTTATTGGGTGCTTAGCCAGGGTTGGATTGGCTACGTCGTGACAGGCGTAATTTGGTTTGCTGCCACTTTAGGCTTGCAATTGACCCTCAAACAAGCAAAGAAACCTAAACTGTGGGGGGTGCCATTGGTTCCTTGGTTGCCATCAGCTAGCATTGCATTCAATGTTTTCATCTTGGGTTCTATTGATGTACCTTCATTCATAAGATTCGCAATTTGGACGTTGGTTTTGCTCGTCTACTATATATTCGTCGCACTGCATGCTTCATATGATGCAGCAAGGGAGACTGATAGAGTAGAAGCTCAAGCTAGTCAAGCTAGTCAAGCAAGTCAAGCAACCAACATGGAGGCTGGGACTAGCTAAACCACTGGAGTATGCTGAGAATATGAGAGATGTGAACAAAGCCATCCTCTTCTTGTAGTGTTTCTGTACAGGTCCAGAACTCAATTcactattctttttttttttttctttttctttttcattcaggGATATTGTACCAAAGTTGAACATTGCAAGTTTCCAATGTTCATacccatatttgttttttcaagtTTACGCTCTGAATACGCCCTTTTGGTTCTATTAATGGTTTCAAAGAATATAGGGCAAATGCGTCTGGTAGTAGTTTTATT of Prunus dulcis chromosome 4, ALMONDv2, whole genome shotgun sequence contains these proteins:
- the LOC117624274 gene encoding cationic amino acid transporter 1-like — encoded protein: MNHQELEQMRARSNNQMKKTLNWWDLIWFGIGAVMGAGIFVLTGQAARNDAGPAVVISYFISGVSALLSVLCYTEFSVELPVAGGSFSYLRVELGDFVAYIAAGNILFEYVVAGASVARSWTSYFATLCNHNPNDFRINVPALADNFNHLDPIAVVISILVCIGAALSMKASSRFNSVTTIVHLVVLVFIFITGMTKANPANFTTNFLPFGFRGVLKASAVLFFAYVGFDGVATLGEEIKNPGRDIPIGLIGSMLVTITTYCVLSATLCLMQPYSQIDADASFTMAFQAAGMNWAKYIVALGAIKGMTTVLLANLIAQARYFTHIGRTHMAPAILASIHPKTGTPVNATVIMTVANCLVALFTSLDVLANLLSISTLFIFSLVSLALIVRRYYVTGETSTSDRDKLIIFLTLIVGSSIATAVYWVLSQGWIGYVVTGVIWFAATLGLQLTLKQAKKPKLWGVPLVPWLPSASIAFNVFILGSIDVPSFIRFAIWTLVLLVYYIFVALHASYDAARETDRVEAQASQASQASQATNMEAGTS
- the LOC117626348 gene encoding cationic amino acid transporter 1-like, with product MVASGTEASGGGDEGLRRRGCTYRKYDFLPEESFQTWGNYVKALSQTPGRFKDRVLTRSLDSTELVEMKAQSHNEMKKTLNWWDLIWFGIGAVIGAGIFVLTGLEAKKHAGPAVVLSYVVSGVSALLSVFCYTEFAVEIPVAGGSFAYLRVELGDFVAFIAAGNILLEYVIGGAAVARSWTSYFATLCNHDSNDFRIVAPGLGENYKYLDPIAVVVIIGICFLAVLSTKGSSRLNYIASIVHVIVILFIIIAGLTKADTKNYEKFAPFGPRGVFQASAVLFFAYVGFDAVSTMAEETKNPGKDIPIGLVGSMVITTFVYCLLAVTLCLMQPYGSIDEQAPFSVAFEAVGMGWAKYVVAAGALKGMTSVLLVGAVGQARYLTHIARTHMVPPWFAQVDGKTGTPVNATVTMLSATAVIAFFSSLDVLASLLSISTLFIFSLVAIALLVRRYYVSGVTTQATRNKFIACLVLIVGSSIATSVYWSKTDKWTAYVVTAPLWFLGTLGIWMLVPQARSPKLWGVPLVPWLPSLSVAINIFLLGSIDRDSFIRFAAWTLIILVYYFFFGLHASYDTAKDSLAKRLEAGTNLELKKAEAAEVYAPSAARDSGLDGKSGSNTSAHPAS